The Psychrobacillus sp. FSL K6-2836 nucleotide sequence GAAAAACAGTATAAATATAATCTTCTTCAAATAAAAAAAGACAGGTTACCCTGTCTATTCAGATACTATCTCTGGATGAAAGTTGACTGTCTCCATAATAATTGGTGTACCCTTAGGAATTTCGGAAGCTTCTGAGAGAGAGATAAGTAAGGAGCCTATTCCATCCTCTCCGGCAGTATAAGAGAAGTTTTCATCCATCTGTAGTACCCCATTTATATATACATTAAAATAGCTATTATTTAAATTTAGGGTTGGTAATGATTGTGTCGTTTCACCTTGATCATCTAAAAAATCCGAAGCACTAATCTTATGGGTGGTAACATCTGTTATTGTTTCTGGTACCTCATGAAAATAACGAGCGACAGTGGGTGAAGTTGAAATAGTTTGTTTAGGGGTTATAGCTAATTTAACAATTTTTAAAGCCAAGCGTGTTCCTCCTTTTTATTTCTCTTTCAACATATGACTCAATACGAGAAGGAGTTATGGGCGGATGAGTATTTCTTGAAAAATGAGAAAAAGGTCCTAAGGTAAACACATTTTTGATTTTAAATGGATACACTAACTTTACTTCAGTTGGTAGGAGGGAAGAAATGAAAAACCAACCGTATGTTCCACGGAAAGCGACTGCTTATTTTTCACAGCCCTTAATCATTCCTTTAACGGTAAATAAGGCAGAGTCCAAGGTGGTAAACCATAGAGAGGTTATTACGACTGAATTTTTTGTGTTAGCCGATGGTGTAAAGAAAGTATATACAGAACAGGATGCTATTACTGGTTACGGTAATCAACAGATTGTGAATCCGGTAACTGTTTCCTACATGAATCTTTTTATTAACGGGGTTTTGCAGCCGAAAGTAAATTATCGAGTAACTGAGGGAAGGTTGGTCTTATTAACAGAGGACGCACCTGAAAAGGGTTGTCCTATTATTCTTCAAATGATTCGAATTTAATAGCCCACACACAATAGAGCTAATAGAAATAAGTATAGAGCATGCGGTTAAAACGGGGAGATGTATAACTTGAAAATCTTGCTAGCCACATATTGGTCTATTCCCCATTTAGGTGGAGTTTGGAACTATATGGTTCAATTGAAAAAGAAGTTAGAACAGCTTGGGCATGAAGTTCACATGCTTGGATATGATGAGGAAAATTTGAATATCCATATGATAGGTACAGATAAAAAAGTATCAAGAGACAAGTTGTTGCCTTTACTTCAAGCCAAAATAAATAAGGATAATTATCCGGAAATTTATGAAAATAAATTAGTCCAATACACAGAGTTTCAACGATATATCTTCGAATTAGGAACAGCTTATTTTGGTTTAGATAGTTATGATTTGATACACACCCAGGATGTTATTGCTACAGCCTGTATTGATCGAATTCGTCCCAAACATATACCAATGGTTGCTACTTTACACGGTTCCGTAGCGCATGAAATTCATCATCAATTAACTACTATCCATAAAACACCTAATTCTTATATTGCAAGAGCCTATTACGATGATTTAGAACAACTAGGAGCAAATACAGCGGAAATAACTATTGTAGCGAACAACTGGTTGAAAAATATATTAATCGATGAATTTAAAGTGGCAGAGGAACAGATAAAAATATTACGTTATGGCTTTGATACTGAAAACTTTATAAAGCAAATGAAAGTAAAAACACTTATTACACCACCCAAAAACAAGAAGGTGATCATCTATACTGGAAGACTTACTGACTTAAAAGGGATTCAATATTTGCTAGAGGCTTTAGGGAAGCTAAAAAAGGAACGCCAAGATTGGGTTTGTTGGATAGTTGGGTCGGGGGATGGAGAATCTAAACTTCGAGTTAAAAGTAAGGTGCTTGGTTTAGATGATTATGTTCAATTTCTAGGTAGACGTGACGATGTTCCGGCTTTATTGGGAAAAGCCGATGTTTATGTATTGCCAACATTGTTAGAAAACCAGCCACTGTCACTAATCGAAGCGCAGATTGCAGGGAAAGCTACAATAGTCAGTGATGTTGGCGGTCTGCCTGAAATGGTACAACATAAGGTGACGGGATTATTGACGCCTCCTGGGGATTCTAATATGTTGTTTGAAAACTTAAATTTACTTCTAAGCAATGATCAGCTTCGAAAGAAATTGGGAACTAATGCAAAAAAATGGGGAATGACACATTGGTCTATTGATCAAGGGATAAAAAGTTTACTAGAAATGTATAATGAGGCTGTTTCAATGAGGAAGAATGGTGATCAAGATGTCTCGCACAATTCAATACATTAAACTTTTTTTTCTCGCTCTTTTTTACAAATGTAAAAACTGGTGGCAGAGCATTTGGAATTCTAAAAAATCCTCGGCTGTATCGGAAAAAATAAAAGAAGAAACTATTACTTCATCGGAGAATTATAACTCCAGGTTTTCTAGTAATGGAATAGAGTCAGAGGTAGCTATTATTAAAGAGGTTTGGGATCAGATAGACAGTTCCATTCCAAAGGAAACAGTGTTTCCGAATCCTTCTACCGTTGACTTGTTTAAACCGATGAAATCAGATTACTATAATTTGTTGTTTCCGTATTCACCTGCTACTCCAAATTTATTTGTGGATCGTTCTATATGGGCAGATATTCTTAGTCATTTGCCGGAGGAGTATGAGATTCCTCCAACTATAACGATAAAATTGATGAAACCGATGAGTAGTGTGTATTACGAGAATATTTTCTCTACCTCAAAATCGAATACGAAAGTGTTTGTAGATAATCGGGTTTGGGAAGAAATTATGAAAAATGTTCCTAGCTCCTATATGATTCCAGATGTTAAAACGAACATAGGTGTATGGACAAAACGACAAAACATGGCTACACCCATCATTATGAAGCACCAATTTAGCAAGTCTTCATAAAAAATTATCCTTTAATGAATGATTCTCTTATGATTCATTCATTTTTTTATAGATTCAAAAATATAACATCTTACTTATTATCTGTCTAACTCCTACAGCAAGCCCGTCTGAGTAGCTTCAGAATCAGCAAAGGCAAAGGACGCTAGACGGCTGTCGCAACCAATATCACTAAATATTCACTCGGAATAATATAGCAAAACGTCTGTCCATAGCCCTTTGGAAATGCTAAAAACAAGTTTTGACCTTAAAGGACCGGGCATCTTTTTTGCTCGGTTTTCTTATGCTCTAGGAAGTTATAAAATCTTTTGCATGTGGATAACTACTTTACAAGTGATTCTCCCTCCAGACTCCAGCGTCTAGCCCTTCGAGTCGCTTCAGACTTGCGAATAAGGGCAAAGAGCCCTTCATCGCAAGTCTTCCAGCGCTTGTCAGGGCTTACATAGTCGCTTGCGCTTTTGTTCGTGGCTTTCGCGATTCTGCCGACTCTTAATTGAAATAATGGTTACCTATCCATATTTCTCAGGCGTAAGTATCCATCTTTTTATTCAACTTGCATATATTATGGAAAAGGCAAAAGGAGTTTGAATATGAAAGTAATAGTTTCAGGGGGGGCAGGCTTCATAGGCTCTCATCTTGTTGACGCACTTATAGACAGAGGTATTGAAGTTCATATTATAGATAATATGTTATCTGGACAGAAGAGAAATATTAATCTACAAGCACAATTACATGTCGTCGATATATGCAGCGAGGATGCAAGTGAAATCATTATGAATATCCAACCAGATGCATTTTATCACTTAGCTGCACAAGCGGATGTTGGAAAATCGGTACAATATCCCAAATATGATGGAGATGTAAATATTATTGGGACACTAAATATGCTAGAGGCTTGCCGCAAAGCAAAAGTGGGGAAATTTATATTTGCAAGTACCTCGGCTGTATACGGAAATGTAAAAAACGAACTACTTTCGGAAGAAGAGATCACAGTCCCTGCTTCTTTTTATGGATTGTCCAAGTTAACTGCCGAGTCTTACATAAGGCTTTTCTATGAGCTTTATAGACAGTCTTATACAATTTTAAGATACGCCAATGTATACGGTCCACGGCAACTGCCTAAAGGAGAGGGTGGTGTTGTGTCAGTATTCTTCGATCGACTTAGTAAAGGCGGACATATTAATGTGCATGGAGATGGAGAGCAAACCAGAGATTTTATTTACGTAAAGGATATTGTTGCTGCCAACATTGCGGCGCTGGAGAATGGTGATCAAGAAACGATACAGGTAAGTACATCACAAAAGACTTCCATCAATGAAATACTTTCCTTATTAACAAACATCCACGGAATGTCCATTTCAAGAGAATTTACAGCGCCAAGAGAAGGGGATATTAAGCATAGCTGTTTGTGCAATAAAAAAGCTAGAAATCTATTAAACTGGAAGCCAATGTATACAATAGAAGATGGATTGAAAGAAACTTATGCATTTTATCAGCTATTGAAAAGTGATGCTACTATTGCAAATTTTGAGAACGAGCAATTGGGATGACTAAGTTGAAATTATTAATAACAGGTGCAACAGGATTTACAGGTATTCATGCCTGTCGTCATTTCCAGCAAGCGGGATACGAAGTAATTGGCGTCTCTAGACATCCGTTTAAAATAGATAGTGATCAAACTCGTTTCGAATCATGTGACCTAACCGATAAAAATGAATTAACCAAACTGATACAAAAGAACAAGCCAGACAGAGTCCTTCATTTAGCTGGGCAAAATCATGTATCCTCGTCCTGGATAAATCCAATTACCTCTTTAGAAATAAATACAATGTCCACTGCGTATCTACTAGAAGCAATTCGACAGCATACTTCTAACTGTAAGGTTCTAGTCGTTGGATCTGCACTTCAATATGATGTAAATGATATTACATCCCTAAAACATCCATATAGCTTGAGTAAAACATTACAAGTGTTGGTAGCGCAATCATGGGAATTACTATATGAAATGAATATCGTCATTGCTAGGCCCTCTAATTTAATTGGTCCTGGAAAGTCTAACGGGGTTTGCTCGCTTTTAGCTAGAAGGGTAGCAGAAATGGAATTACTTGGCGCAGAAAAAGTGCTCATAGTAAATAATTTATTGGCACAACGAGATTTTCTCGATGTTCGTGATGCAGTTACGGGTTATGAAGTTCTATTTAATAAGGGGGATTCAGGTAGTGTACATGATATAACCTCGGGATTGTCCAGAAATTTAAAAGAAATCACAAGTAGTTTGCGGACCATTTCTAGCGTTGATTTCGAAATAGAATCTGAAGAAAACAAATTAGAAGAGAAAGTCAGCATACCTCCTTCAGATCTTTTACTAGAGAATATGCCTGCTTTAATCCCATTTGAAAAATCGATAGAAGATATTCTAAATTATCAGCGCAGCTTGCTGCTATAGATGGTAAAATCTATAGGAGAAGCTAGTTTCGTTAGCAGTGCTCATGAATTTATATAATTCATGAGCACTGCTTCTAGTATGAGTAGAATTTCATATAATGATTTAGATGAAAAAGGTGACTTTCATGAACTTATCAGCAATGCTCCAAATGGCACTTTCTATGGCTATATTTGGTTCTATCGGATTTTTCACGGGAAAAACTGGTATCCCGGCAGCAGAATTGGTCTTTGTTCGTTGTGTATGCGCTACAGTTTTTTTAGGCTTTTGTTGGTTAATTACCGGTCAATATAAAGTGGAAGTTTGGAAGAAGTCAGAAATTTTACAGACACTAGTCTGTGGGGTATTTTTAGTGCTGAACTGGGTATTTCTATTTATAGCTTTCGAAAAAATGTCCATTACGATAGCTATCTCTATATATAATCTTGCACCAATCTTTGTTTTAATATTAGGAACTATATTTTTGAAGGAAAAGATGACAATACAATCATTACTAGCGATAATTGTCTGCTTCTTTGGTAGTGTTTGTATTATAGGGTATGACGGTCTTGGGACGTTCTCAGACTTTATAGGTTCAGGGTTTGGATGGGCTATACTTTCTGCATTTTGCTATGCAATGACCATGTTGCTTGGTAAGGGGATTAGCGGATTAAGTGCCTTTGCGATGACATTTATACAGACGGGAATCGGAATTGTGTTGCTATTTCCTTTTATGGACTTTGATGTGTTTCAAGGCTTGACCAAATCCAATTGGTTGTACATATTAGGGACGGGCTTAATACATACAGGTTTTGTATATTATTTATTTTTTAATAGTTTAAGAAAGTTATCGACGGTTGTTATCTCTGCTTTAGTTTTTGTAGATCCTATTGTTGCAATTTTATTAGATACAATTTTATTAGATTTCCGTCCTTCCGTATTGCAAACCATCGGAATATTGCTTGTATTTGGAGGGATTATTTATACTTTAATTGGACCGAAGCCAATTATTCATAAGGAAGCTTAACGAAAAAAACGTTTCCCGGGAAATAATTAAGTCGAGTTATGTTATATTTTTAAACAGGAGGGATGATCGTGGCTAACTATACATACGAACAACCCATTGATATTGAGGAGACTCCGAAAACCTCTGTTTATAACGAAAAGGGAGAAATCGTTTATACATTTCAACGATATTATTCGAATAGATTAAAGAAAAGACTAGATAAGGCAATGGATTACCGCTACTTTCTTTGGTATAACGTATACGATACAAAAGGTCAGTTAATATTTATGTGTAAGAAAATGTCTCGTAAAGGAAAGGTCTATTTTGAAGCGTATGACAAAATCGAGCATAAGAAATATATAGTTGCATACGACAAGTGGAAGGAGCTCGTGCCAGATTTACTAATCACAGATGGAATTATACAGATTAGATTAGATAAGGAAATGGAAGATTGGTCAAAGTTTGTTTATAATGACAATGAGATTGCAAGGTGGAAAGCAAATATTGATGAGGTATTTAAAATTCAACTTGAGGTGTATGACGATTCTCCTGTAAATAATGCAGCATTCTTTATCGCAATTTGTCAGTGTGCTTTGTTTATAGGTTCCTAACGAAAATATTAACTCAAAAACTTTACAGTTCAATTTTAACTAGAGGAGTGAGTAGTATGAGTATTTACGATATTAAAGTAAAAAAGTCGGATGGCGAAGAGTATGAGTTAAATGAGTACAAAGGAAAACCAATGCTCATCGTTAACACAGCTACTAAATGTGGACTAAGCGGCCAGTTTGATGGGCTTGAAAAAATATATAACGAGTTTAAGGATGATGGACTCGTTGTGCTAGGCTTCCCTTCAAACCAATTTAAACAAGAGTTAGGTAACGCGGAAGAAGCGGAGCAGGCATGTCGAATGAGCTATGGCGTCACTTTTCCTATGCATGAAATGACCAAGCTTAATGGAAAAAATGCTCACCCGCTATTTCAACATTTAACTACTAATAGTAAGGGGATTCTATCGAAAAATATCAAATGGAATTTCACTAAATTTCTTGTCGATAAAAACGGCGTTATTATTAAAAGATACGCTCCAACAGATAGTCCAGAATCGATAAAAACAGACATTGAAAAAATAGTTACCTAAAAATCATAATATCTAAGTAGACTCCATTCAACTTTTTTATGTTTAAACTTGAGAGAGAAAAGGAATAATAGAAAAAAAGATGAAATGGGGAAAAAATATGGGGAAATTAGTAGAAAAGGAACAAATACTTCTAGCATATTATGTTTGTAACTTTTTAGAAAAAAATGACGAAAATGCAAATGAACTAGGGGAAGTTTTAACAAATGCATTAGGAGATAATTTGACCAGCATACAGGGAGAACTAAATGATATAGGGTTGTTGAGTGACCATGATCGTATGATTACCAATGAAGGGATATTATATATAGATAATATATTACACATTCAATCCGATGCGGTAGAGCGCAACAAATTAGCATATGTAAAGGATAACCTTTTGACATATGAAATAGAGTTATCTGTTCCAGAAATCAGAGAATATATTCATAAACATGTAGGTATTGAATAATATATATTGCACGTTTGACTTTTTGCAAATAGTCGAACGTGTATTTTTGTATGACAGGAAAAGTCTGTACTTAACAGGCTCGTGTATTCCGATTATAATCCTATAGGAGAAATTCAATTTCTGTGGTAAGATTCTTCTTATTGAAAATTACAGGATAAAGAAGGAGTTACATTGGTAATCACTAAAAAGAACAATTTAGGCGAAAGGTTAAGCTTATTTACTTTGACTTGGCCGATATTTTTAGAAGTATTCTTATTTATGTTAATGGGGATTGCAGATACATTTATGCTCAGTGCCCTTTCGGATGATGCCGTATCAGGAGTAGGAGCAGCAAATCAGTACATTCATATAGCTATCCTAGTATTAGAGGTTGTCGGAAATGGTGCGGCAATTGTTGTTTCTCAATATTTAGGCTCAAAGCGATATATAGAAGCATCGAAAATTTCAGGCTTAGCAGTAACACTAAATTTATGTGTGGGGATTCTCCTTAGTGTTGGGTTTATTATATTTTCTAAAAGTATGATGACAGCAATGAATCTACAAGGTGATGTGCTAGTCCATGCTCATCAATATTTGACGATAGTCGGCGGGGCCATTTTTTTACAGGCCATTATTAATGCACTTGCAGCTATTATTCGTGTGCATGGTTATACGAAGCAGACAATGTTTGTTTCCCTTGGGATGAATATTATCCATGTTATAGGAAACTATGTATTGATTTTTGGGAAATTTGGTTTTCCAGAATTAGGTGTACAAGGTGCTGCTATTTCATCTGTACTAAGTCGTTTCATAGCTTTACTTGTCTTCTTCTGGTTGTTGTACCGAGTGATGGAGTATCGGGTACAGGTTCATTATTATTTCACTCTCTCTAAAGAGTATATTACGAAGATTTTACGGATTGGTCTTCCATCCGCATTTGAACAGATCTTATATCAAGGCTGTCAAATTGTCTTCTTATACTACGTTACCTATTTGGGAGCGGAATCATTGGCAGCAAGGCAATATGCTGTGAATATATCGATGTTCACGTACTTGTTTGCTATCGCAATTGGAATGGGAACTGCTATTATTGTCGGAAGGTTTGTAGGCGCAAATGAAAAAGATGAAGCTTATAAGTCGGTATGGTTTAGTGTGAAATGGGCTATTATTTTTACCGTAACAATGGTAACAATCGTCATTGTTCTGCGGTATCCATTAATGGGTCTCTTCACGGACAATAAAGAAATTATTGAGATAGGTGCATCTGTACTGTTACTAAGTTTTCTATTAGAAACCGGACGGACGATAAACATTGTGATTATCAATTCCTTGCGTGCTGCAGGAGATGCAAGCTTCCCAGTATTGATGGGAGCCTTGTCTATGGTAATGATGAGTTTGCCATTAGGTTATTTATTGATATTTGTCCTCGACCTTGGGTTAGTTGGAGTTTGGCTAGCAATAGCAGCAGATGAATGGACTCGCGCTACAATTATGTTCTTTAGATGGAAAAGTAGACGCTGGGAAAAGTTTGCTCTTGTACAGCCGACGCTAGAGAAAGATGGACTAAGAGATAGCTAGGCAGATTCCTACCTAGTTATCTCTTGGTCTTTTTTTTAGAAAGTATATAAATTTATGGTGCGCGAGCCCGGTGTTTCTAAAAAATCATTCAATAGTATAGCTACAAGACTTTACAAAGCACTTCGGAAACGATAGAAATAGGTTTTGATCGTAAAGGGCACCCTGTGTTACTACACCATGCAGGAAAAACAGAACAGCGTGGAAGGTCATGACTTAGTCACTACCCTCCACGCTTGTTTTTATGTTAACAAATCGATAGTACTTCTAATTTTTTTAGCTGTTCTACTGCTTGTCTCAATACGTCTATATCCTGTACTAATGCAACGCGAACGTAGCCTGCGCCAGCGGACCCAAAAACGGTTCCAGGAACTATTACGACTCCAGTTTGATCAATTACTTCAAAGACGAAATCCCTGTCATTCATCTCATACGGATATTTTGCCCAAACGAACATCCCCCCAGTAGAAGGAGCGACTTTCCACCCAAGATCAGTTAATGCGTTTGTGAGGAAATGATGCCTCTCAGAAAATATCATACGCAAACGTTCTGTTATCTCTTCTGCATGGTTTAAGACAACAATCCCTGCTTCCTGAATAGGACCGTAAATCCCAAAATCTAAATTCGATTTTAGTTGCTTCATAATATTAATCATCTCTGCGTTTCCAGCAATATATGCAATCCGAGTACCAGCAAGGCTAAAGCTTTTCGATAAAGAGTTGATCTCCATCCCTACTTCTAATGCTCCCGGTGTTGAGAGGAAGCTGCTTGGTGAATTCCCAGTAAAATAGAATTCTGAATAAGCTGCATCATGTAGAACAGCTATATTGTATTTATTGGCAAAGGCAACAACTTTCTCAAAGAAAATTGGATCAGGCATTGCGGGCACTGGATTTCCAGGTAAATTTAATATCATTAGTTTTGCCTTCATTGCAATCTCTTCAGGTATTACATCTAAATCAGGTAAAAACTTATTTTCTTCTAATAGTTCCATATAATAGGGTGCTGCACCAGCAAGTTTAATGCCAGCATCATAAGCTACATAACCAGGATTTGTCGTTAGAATAATATCTCCTTCATCACAAAAGGCAATTGGGAGATGGACAAGTCCTTCCTGTGAACCCATCGTTTGAACAATCTGCGTTTCTGGATCCAATAGAACATTGGAGCGACGTTTATAATAATCTGCAACTGCCTCATTGAAGCGTTTTGTTCCAGTAAGAGTATAGCCATATGAATCTGTTGCATAGCTAAGATCTGATAATACTTTTCTAGCACGTTCATCTGGTGGAAGGTCAGGACTACCTAGGCTTAAATCATATAGGTCAAAGCCTTGAGCTTGCTTGGCAGCTGCGGCGGCTTTCAAATCCCCAAAAATTGCTTTTTCAAATAATGACATTTTAGTAGATGGTTGAACCTTCAATATAAGCACTCCTAACGCTATATAAAATTTTATGTTTTATCATATCATAATTTTCAATAAAATTGTGAGAAACATGAAATGCAATATATTACAGATAGTAGTGAATCACTAAATTATTTACGACTAATACAGAGGAAGTTATAAAACCAACTGAAAAAGCTACCACCTCTCACGGATAGATGTTGCTTTTCGTTAGATAAAAAAACAAGTTTTATAGCAACAATCTTTATAAAAGGAAAAGATGCGCTAATTTAAATCATGTCGAATGATTAAAAGTGGATGGATTTGTATATCCTTTTTTAAGAAGTTCCGAGTAAGATCATTATCTTAAAGGAGACAATGGATATGACAGAAAAACCAAAGAATTATTCAAGAAGAGACTTTCTAAAAACGACAGGGATTGCTACTGGAGCTTTAATAGGTGGCGGATTAATTGGTGGCTTAGTTGGATTAAATGCAAATAAGACAGACCAAAATGTAGCGGATACAGGCAATACTCATCACGAAATGGCAACTAACCAGGGATTTCAATTCTTTCAAACTCAGAGAGAGTTTGATGTGCTTTCAAATGCTACTGAACGGATTTTGCCAAAAGATGATTTAGGACCAGGAGCAATTGATTTAGGGGTTGCTTATTTTATCGATCGTCAACTAGCAGCGCAGTATGGGAGTAATACAAAAGAGTATATGCATGGACCATTTGCTGTAGGTGCTAAAACCCAAGGCTATCAGAGTCGTTTGACAAGAGCATCCATTTTTAGGCAAGGAATTGCTAAGCTAGAAGATGAGGCTAACAATAGATTCGACAAAGGATTTTCTGATTTAGAAGCTGAGCAAATGGATGAGATTTTAACCGCTTTTCAAAACGATGAGATAGCTATGACGGGAGTTACTTCAGCATTTTTCTTTCGCTTGCTTCGAACGGCAACATTAGAAGGGGCCTATGCAGACCCAATGTACGGGGGTAATCGAAACATGGAAGGCTGGAAAATGAAAGAGTTCCCTGGTCATCAAATGGCATATATAGATGTAATTGAAAAGGATAAATTCCAAAAAATTGAGCCAAAGTCACTTGGCGGAATGTAAAAGAAAGTAGAGGGATAAACTTATGGCGACTTCATTACCAAAAGTAGATGTCGTGATCGTTGGTTTAGGTTGGACTGGCGGAATCATTGCGGCAGAATGTGCAAAAGCAGGATTAAAGGTGATTGGTTTAGAAAGAGGAAGAAAACGAGGAACAGAGGACTACCAGAAAATACATGATGAATACCGTTATGCTGTTCGTTATGAATTGATGCAGGACCTAGCAAAAGAGACCATTACCATTCGAAATAACCGAAAGATGCCTGCATTGCCAATGAGACAGTTAAGCTCTTTTTTACTCGGTGAGGGGCTAGGGGGTTCAGGAACACATTGGAATGGGCATACATGGAGATTTTATCCGTATGATTTTCAAATTAAAACGATGACAGACGCAAAATATGGTCCAAATAAACTATCCAGTGATTATTTAATTCAAGATTGGGGCGTTACCTACGATGAGTTAGAACCTTATTTTTATAAGTATGATCAGACAGCAGGTATTTCTGGGGAAGATAAAAATCCATTTTGGGGGAAGAGAGCTCAGGACTTTCCAACACCTCCTATGAAAAAAACTCCCATCTTAAAGAAATTTGAGGGAGCAACCAAATCACTAGGATATTCTCCTTTTATGCTACCTTCTGCTAATTTATCAGAAGCATACACAAATCCAGATGGGGAGTTCATAAATGCATGTCAATACTGTGGTTTCTGTGAGCGATTTGGTTGTGAATATGGAGCCAAAACATCACCTGAAATAACAGTTATACCTACCGCTATGAAAACTGGGAAATTTGAAGCAAGGTTTCATGCGAATGTATTAGAAGTCATAAAAAGTGGGAATAAGGTGACTGGTGTTAAGTATTTGGATACTGAGTCTGGAGAAGAATTTATCCAAGAAGCCGAGGTAGTTGTTCTGGCAAGTTACGTTATGAATAACGCCAAGTTGCTCATGGTATCTAATATTGGAGAACAATACGACCCTGAAACTGGGAAGGGGACACTCGGAAAAAATTATTGCTATCAAATTTTACCTGGTGCAACTGGATACTTTGAAGACCAAATGAACACATTTATGGGGGCGGGGGCCCTTGGCATGTCGATCGATGATTATAATGCGGACAACTTTGATCACAGTGATTTAGACTTTATTCATGGCGGTAGTATTTCCATCACGCAAACCGGATTTAGACCAATCGAAACAAATCCAATTCAACGAGGTACACCAACTTGGGGAGCAGAGTTTAAGAAAAATTCTATCTACAATTACACTCGCACATTATCGGTTGGAGCTCAAGGTGCATCTATGCCACATAAGGAAAATTACTTGTCACTAGACAGTAAGTACAAGGATGCTTATGGGGTACCGCTACTTCAAATGACATATAACTTTACGGATCAGGATAGAGCCTTGCATAAATATATTACAGAAATATCCACAAATATTATGAAGGAAATGGGAGCGAAAACGGTAGAAGGTAAGGATGTCATTACGGATTACGATATTGTTG carries:
- a CDS encoding DUF4183 domain-containing protein gives rise to the protein MALKIVKLAITPKQTISTSPTVARYFHEVPETITDVTTHKISASDFLDDQGETTQSLPTLNLNNSYFNVYINGVLQMDENFSYTAGEDGIGSLLISLSEASEIPKGTPIIMETVNFHPEIVSE
- a CDS encoding DUF4183 domain-containing protein yields the protein MKNQPYVPRKATAYFSQPLIIPLTVNKAESKVVNHREVITTEFFVLADGVKKVYTEQDAITGYGNQQIVNPVTVSYMNLFINGVLQPKVNYRVTEGRLVLLTEDAPEKGCPIILQMIRI
- a CDS encoding glycosyltransferase family 4 protein, coding for MYNLKILLATYWSIPHLGGVWNYMVQLKKKLEQLGHEVHMLGYDEENLNIHMIGTDKKVSRDKLLPLLQAKINKDNYPEIYENKLVQYTEFQRYIFELGTAYFGLDSYDLIHTQDVIATACIDRIRPKHIPMVATLHGSVAHEIHHQLTTIHKTPNSYIARAYYDDLEQLGANTAEITIVANNWLKNILIDEFKVAEEQIKILRYGFDTENFIKQMKVKTLITPPKNKKVIIYTGRLTDLKGIQYLLEALGKLKKERQDWVCWIVGSGDGESKLRVKSKVLGLDDYVQFLGRRDDVPALLGKADVYVLPTLLENQPLSLIEAQIAGKATIVSDVGGLPEMVQHKVTGLLTPPGDSNMLFENLNLLLSNDQLRKKLGTNAKKWGMTHWSIDQGIKSLLEMYNEAVSMRKNGDQDVSHNSIH
- a CDS encoding NAD-dependent epimerase/dehydratase family protein, with amino-acid sequence MKVIVSGGAGFIGSHLVDALIDRGIEVHIIDNMLSGQKRNINLQAQLHVVDICSEDASEIIMNIQPDAFYHLAAQADVGKSVQYPKYDGDVNIIGTLNMLEACRKAKVGKFIFASTSAVYGNVKNELLSEEEITVPASFYGLSKLTAESYIRLFYELYRQSYTILRYANVYGPRQLPKGEGGVVSVFFDRLSKGGHINVHGDGEQTRDFIYVKDIVAANIAALENGDQETIQVSTSQKTSINEILSLLTNIHGMSISREFTAPREGDIKHSCLCNKKARNLLNWKPMYTIEDGLKETYAFYQLLKSDATIANFENEQLG
- a CDS encoding NAD-dependent epimerase/dehydratase family protein, whose protein sequence is MTKLKLLITGATGFTGIHACRHFQQAGYEVIGVSRHPFKIDSDQTRFESCDLTDKNELTKLIQKNKPDRVLHLAGQNHVSSSWINPITSLEINTMSTAYLLEAIRQHTSNCKVLVVGSALQYDVNDITSLKHPYSLSKTLQVLVAQSWELLYEMNIVIARPSNLIGPGKSNGVCSLLARRVAEMELLGAEKVLIVNNLLAQRDFLDVRDAVTGYEVLFNKGDSGSVHDITSGLSRNLKEITSSLRTISSVDFEIESEENKLEEKVSIPPSDLLLENMPALIPFEKSIEDILNYQRSLLL
- a CDS encoding DMT family transporter — protein: MNLSAMLQMALSMAIFGSIGFFTGKTGIPAAELVFVRCVCATVFLGFCWLITGQYKVEVWKKSEILQTLVCGVFLVLNWVFLFIAFEKMSITIAISIYNLAPIFVLILGTIFLKEKMTIQSLLAIIVCFFGSVCIIGYDGLGTFSDFIGSGFGWAILSAFCYAMTMLLGKGISGLSAFAMTFIQTGIGIVLLFPFMDFDVFQGLTKSNWLYILGTGLIHTGFVYYLFFNSLRKLSTVVISALVFVDPIVAILLDTILLDFRPSVLQTIGILLVFGGIIYTLIGPKPIIHKEA
- a CDS encoding tubby C-terminal domain-like protein is translated as MIVANYTYEQPIDIEETPKTSVYNEKGEIVYTFQRYYSNRLKKRLDKAMDYRYFLWYNVYDTKGQLIFMCKKMSRKGKVYFEAYDKIEHKKYIVAYDKWKELVPDLLITDGIIQIRLDKEMEDWSKFVYNDNEIARWKANIDEVFKIQLEVYDDSPVNNAAFFIAICQCALFIGS
- a CDS encoding glutathione peroxidase; amino-acid sequence: MSIYDIKVKKSDGEEYELNEYKGKPMLIVNTATKCGLSGQFDGLEKIYNEFKDDGLVVLGFPSNQFKQELGNAEEAEQACRMSYGVTFPMHEMTKLNGKNAHPLFQHLTTNSKGILSKNIKWNFTKFLVDKNGVIIKRYAPTDSPESIKTDIEKIVT